The window TTTGAAAGTTTTAATATCTACGTCTGACAGCATGACAGAAGTGTGGGCCTGGCAGCCTTCCAATTTAGGAAGCTGTTCCAGCGCCTGGCGCGCCATGATGCTGCTGGCGGCGCTGGCGGAGAGGGCGATCAGAACTTCGTCAGTATGGAGCCTGGGGTTCTTGCTCTTTAAATAATCTACTTTCAGCTTCTGGATAGGTTCTATGGACTCTGGAGAAATCACATGGAGCTCATGGCTGATGCCGGCCAGTTCCTTGAGTACGTTCAAAAGCAGGGCGGCAGAGGCTCCCAGCAGGTTCGTAGTTTTTCCTGTGATTATGCGCCCATTGTCCAACTCCAGGGCTGCGGCGGGGGATTGGGTATTCCTGGCCCGATCCAAGGCTGCCTGGACAACCAGGCGGTCCTGTGTGGTCACATTTGCCTGGTTCATGAGAAGTTCTATCTGCTGGGCCTCTTTTTCTGTGCTTGTCCCTTTCAGGAGGGAATTCAGAGAGGCATAATACCTTCTTATGATTTCCTGGCGGGATGCCTCGCAGCAGACGGCGTCGTCGCAGATACAGTTGCCGGCCATATTCACGCCCATGTCCGTGGGGGACTTGTAAGGGCTTTTTCCATAGATTTTTTCAAAGATTGTATTGAGCACCGGGAATATCTCCACATCCCGGTTATAATTAACAGTGGTGACTCCATAGGCCTCCAGGTGGAAAGGGTCGATCATATTGACATCGCTTAAATCAGCGGTGGCCGCCTCATAGGCCAGATTGACGGGATGTTTCAGCGGGAGGTTCCATATGGGAAATGTTTCAAATTTGGCGTACCCTGCATGAATTCCGCGCTTATGTTCATGATATAACTGGGAGAGGCAGGTTGCCATCTTTCCGCTTCCAGGCCCGGGGGCAGTGACGATTACCAGTGGGCGGGATGTTTCAATATAATCATTTTTGCCATATCCGTCGTCACTGACAATTAATGGGATATTGGAAGGATAGCCATTGATACAATAGTGGATATAAACACGTATTCCTAGATTTTCAAGACGGTTTTTAAAAAACAAGGCGCTTTCCTGCCCGGAGTACTGCGTAATGACAACGCTGCCTACATACAGGCCATTGTCCCGGAATGAATCCATCAGGCGCAGCACGTCTAAATCATAGGTTATGCCCAGGTCTCCCCGGATTTTGTTTTTTTCAATATCACGGGCGCTGATCACGATGACGATTTCTGCCTGGTCGCTGAGTTGTTTGAGGAGCCTAAGCTTGCTGTCCGGAGCAAAGCCGGGGAGGACCCTGGCAGCATGGTAGTCATCGAATAGTTTCCCGCCAAATTCCAGATAGAGTTTGTTGTCAAACTGGTTGATCCTCTGGCGGATGTGTTCTGACTGCATGGTTAAGTATTTGTTATTATCGAATCCTGTTTTCATTTTACCCTTCCTTATTTTGTGACATACTTCGTAATCAGTATACTATAACATGCCCTGTGTTTACAATATTTTCATAATCTTTTTATTGATTTATGGGGAACCTGTACTTATAATGGGGATAGTGGATTTTAGGAGGCATAGAATGGATAATCAGAATAACAGAAATAATAATAAAGATCCCAGGAATAACCGGCAGGGTTGGGGAGTGATTATGGTGACGACGCTTCTGACCGTATTCATCGTAATGGGGTTATACTCCCTGATGCAGGATAAGAATCCTGAGGAGATCAGCTACGATAAATTTCTGACGCTGGTAGATGAGGAGAAGGTCAAGAAAGTTACCATTGATTCGACCAAGATTTATATAACATTAAAGGACGACGCAGAGGAAAAGAAAGAAAAGAAAAATAATACAGCCTCAGACATTGTCAGCCAGATTGAGGAAAAGAGTACAGGGCAGGAGAGGGCGCCAGATTACTTTACCGGCGTGGTGAGGGACGACACCTTATCCGAACGGCTTTATAAGCATGGCGTGGAATACGGGCAGCAGATACCGGATACAGCCTCTTCCATGATTTTTGAGATATTTATCACTGTGATCCTCCCAATATTGATGGTTGTCCTCCTGTTCAGCTTTTTTATGAAGCGTATGTCTAAGGGCGGCGGCATGATGGGCATAGGCAAGAGCAATGCCAAGGTCTATGTTGAGAAGGAGACAGGCGTTACGTTCCAGGATGTGGCGGGCCAGGATGAGGCCAAGGAATCCCTGCAGGAGGTTGTGGATTTCCTGCATAACCCGGGCAAGTATACGGGGATCGGTGCAAAGCTGCCTAAAGGCGCCCTGCTAGTTGGGCCTCCGGGAACCGGCAAGACATTGCTGGCCAAGGCTGTGGCGGGGGAGGCCAAAGTACCGTTTTTCTCACTTTCAGGCTCTGCCTTTGTGGAGATGTATGTAGGCGTCGGGGCATCCCGTGTGCGTGATTTGTTTAAGCAGGCGCAGCAGATGGCGCCCTGTATTGTATTTATAGACGAGATCGACGCAATAGGCAAGTCCAGGGACTCTGCCCTGGGCGGAGGCAACGATGAGCGGGAGCAGACATTGAATCAGCTGCTGGCGGAGATGGACGGTTTTGACACCAATAAAGGTCTCTTGCTGCTGGCTGCCACCAACCGGCCGGAGGTGCTGGATCCGGCGCTTTTAAGGCCCGGGCGTTTTGACCGGCGGATTATAGTAGACAAACCAGATTTAAAGGGGCGTGTGGATGTCTTAAAAGTCCATGCCAAGGACGTGAAAATGGACGAGACAGTGGATCTGGAGGCCATTGCCTTAGCCACGTCTGGCGCCGTCGGGTCAGATTTGGCCAATATGATTAACGAGGCAGCTATCAACGCGGTGAAGAACGGCAGGAATGTGGTCAGCCAGAAGGATTTGTTTGAGGCGGTGGAAGTTGTCCTTGTGGGCAAGGAGAAGAAAGACCGGATCATGAGTGAGGAGGAAAGGAGAATCGTATCCTACCATGAGGTGGGCCACGCACTTGTAAGCGCGCTCCAGAAGGATGCAGAGCCAGTGCAGAAAATTACTATAGTGCCCAGGACCATGGGGGCGCTGGGATATGTAATGCAGACCCCGGAGGAGGAGAAGTTCCTCAATACAAAGAAAGAGTTGGAAGCTATGCTTGTGGGATTCCTGGCGGGCCGCGCAGCTGAGGAGCTGGTATTTGACACGGTGACGACAGGAGCCTCCAATGACATAGAGAAGGCCACGAAGATAGCCAGGGCCATGATTACCCAGTATGGTATGTCGGAGAAGTTTGGCCTCATCGGACTGGAGTCAGTCCAGAACCGTTACCTTGACGGACGCCCCGTGATGAACTGTGGGGACGCCACTGCGGCGGAGATTGACGGGGAAGTAATCGGGATGCTGAAGAAGGCGTATGAGGAGGCAAAGCGCCTGCTCGGCGAAAACAGGGAGGCGCTGGATAAGATCTCTGATTTCCTGATAGAAAAAGAGACCATCACAGGTAAGGAATTTATGAAGATTTTCCGCCAGGTGAAAGGGATAGAGGAGCCTGAAGAAGGGGAAGAGGAGAAGAAAGAGGCGCGTGTGGCCATGAAAGAGGAGAAGAGAGAAGTCCCGGAAGTGAAAGAGGACTTATGATATATTTGCAGTATTGAAGTCCGCCCTGTACCAAATGGGAGGTATGGCGGCATACTGCTGAAGGAAAACGGCATAGAAGGCCATGAGCAGGGTGTGTTCTGAAAAGGGACACATCCTGTTTTTTTGTTGCACAGGAAATCCTACAGAATTTCCTGTGCAACAAAAGCGCTTCGGATGATAATGTGCTCCCGCGCGAAGATGAAGAGTGCCCCAAGAAAAAATTCCTGCTATGGCAGGATTTTTTATACGATAAATGAGTCCCCTTTCATCCAAATGTGGTGAAAAAATTTTTAAGTAATATGAAAATAAATTACAAAATTTAAAATAAAATTGAAAATTGAAAACAATAATTATGAAGTGAAAATAAAATGGAGAATTTTAAAATGCAGGAAAAATAGGGGTAAAATCGGCAATACTACCAAAAAGTAAATGTCAAAATTGAAAATAATTTACAAAAAATAAAAATACTATTGAAAATAATTTTCTAAAATGCTATGATTCAATCATGCTAAGAAAAGGAGTGAAAAACATGAGAGCAGTTATATTGAAGGCACCAAATGACTTTGCCCCCACAGATATACCGAGGCCGGCAGTTGGCAGTAAGGAAATACTTCTTGAAATGAAAAAAGCAGCTATCTGCGGGACAGACATGAGAATCCTGGAAGGGACAAAGACAAAGGGCGTCCGATATCCATCTGTAATTGGACATGAAATTTGTGGTGTGGTTGCAGAGGTAGGTAAGGATACAGAAGGGTTTCAAGTCGGAGATAAAGTTGCCATTGCAAACGTCATACCATGCGGATCCTGTCCGGCATGCCTTAAGGGCAGGGAAAATGCCTGCATGAACCGCAAGGCTATTGGATATGAGTTTGACGGCGGATTCGAAGAATACGTCCTGATTCCCGAAATTGCCATAGAAAGCGGTAACGTGATTAAGCTTCCAGAATCAGTATCCTTTACGGCAGGCGCACTGATTGAACCGCTTGCATGCTGTATTAGAGGACTGAAAAATGCCGGAACCGGGTTTAATGATACAGTGCTGATTGTAGGCGCTGGCCCCATAGGCCTGATGCATATGCAGCTGTCCAAAATTTCCGGGGCGAAACAGGTGATTGTCAGCGAGCCAAATGAGATGAGGAGACAGGTGGCGTTAGAACTGGGAGCTGACAGAGTGGTGGACCCTACCACTGAGGATTTAGAGAAAATCATAAAAGATGCAACAAAAGGGATGGGGGCAGATGTGATTATTATGGCGATCGGGGTCCCGGCACTGGTGGATTCTACTTTAAAGCTGTGCAAGAAGGGCGGTACAGTCAATCTGTTCGCAGGATTTGCGGGGACTGGGAAATGCACAATCGAAGTCAATACCATCCACTATAACGAAATCAATGTAAACGGCAGCACTGCTTATAAGAGGGAAGATTATCTGGAAGCTGCTGATATGGTGATAGGCGGGAAAATCAACCTGGATAAGATAGCAACCCATACATTTAAGATCGATGAGTTCCAGAAGGCATATGAATTATGCAAAAGCGGCAAGGGACTAAAGGTCATGATTGAACCATAAGGACTGGGATATACATATAAAAAGTCCGTGCCGGATTAGGCTGGAAGTAAGCGGCAGCCGGCCTGGATGCAACTGAAATTAAGAGTAAACCTCGGCATAAGAGGTTTCATTATAAAAGAAAAAGGAGAAGGAAATTATGGCAATGTTAGGAAAAGAAGTAAGGATGAGCAGGCTTGTGAACCCAAAGAGCAATAAGATGATGGCAATCACTGTTGACCATGCGATCTCAAGAGGGATTGCAGAGCTGACAGGGATCCACCAGATCCAGGACACCATCGACAAAATTATTGTTGGAAAACCAGATGCCATGACATTGACAAAAGGCATCGCAGAACACTGTATGTGGAAAAATGCAGGTAAGGTTGCCATGCTTATGAAGGTCTCAAATTATTCACCTGTGGCGCCTACTAAAGATACAATTTTTGGGACCGTAGATGAAGCCATCCGCATGGGCGCAGATGCAGTTTCTATGGGATGTATGACGTTAGGCGATTTCCAGGGGGAACAGTTTGAGGCGATTGGGAAATTTTCAGAGGAATGTATGAGAAAAGGGATGCCCCTCATCGGACACGTGTATCCAAAGGGGGAGAGTGTACCGGCAGATAAAAGGGCAGCCTGGGAAAATATCGCCTATAGCGTGAGAAGTGCATGTGAATTAGGGATGGATATCGTAAAGACTACATATACAGGTGATCCGGACAGCATGGCGAAGGTTGTTGCGTGTGTGCCGTCCACCTTCCGTATTGTCATCCAGGGAGGAGACGCCTGCAAGACTCTGGACGACTATCTTAAGATGACGAGAGAAGCCATGGACTGTGGAGTCGGCGGCGTGACAATGGGAAGGTTTGTATGGGAATATAAAGATGTCACTGCACTGGTAATCGCCCTGCGCTATATTATCCACGAGGGATACAGTGTAAAGGAGGCTAAAGAGCTCCTAACCCAGCTTGAGAACGATAAAAATTACGATGAGTTCTAATCTGCAGATATTTCTAAGCCTTTGAAAGGTTAGGGCATGTTATGTAAATACACGAAAAATAATGAATGAGACAGGTGTCTGGAATGGAAAATAAATATTTATTAGGGGTGGATGTGGGGACTACAAGCATTAAAGTGGCAATTATAGACGAAAATGCCCGGATGCTTGGGATGAGCAGCAGTTCATACAGGATGATTACGCCCAACCAGGATTATGCCCAGATTGACACAGAAGATATGTGGAGGGCTTTCCTTAAATGTGTCCGGCTTCTGCAGGGCGGAAAAAATATTGATTTATCCATGGTAGCGGGAATCAGCATTTCCAGTCTTTGCCCGGGGCTTGCAGCCCTGGGGGAGAACGGGGAAGTGCTTGTGGACCCTATCATCTATTCTGACAGGCGCAGCACAAAAGAAGCTGAGTTAATCAGAGAAGCGGTAGGCGAGGAGAAGCTATTTGAAATTACTGCCAATACAGCCATGGCAGGGGCCATGTCCGGTACCTCCATGCTTTGGATTAAAAGGAATCTGCCGGAAATTTATGCAAAGACCAAGTATTTTGGCCATGTGAATACATTGATGGCGCACAGAATGTCAGGAGAATTTGCTATTGACTACTCTAATGCATCTTATACGAATCTGTTTGAGACTGCAGGCGGCTATAGGTGGTCAGAAACTCTGTGCCAGAAGACGGGGATTGATATCAAAAAACTGCCGCCTCTCCATGCTTCCACAGATATTGTGGGCAGATTGATCCAGCCAGAGCTGATCGAACTTGGGATCCCAGGGCAGACGCCGGTTGTTATAGGCGGGGGAGATACTGCCTGCGCCACACTTGCAGCCGGGGTGACAAAAGCTGGGGATGTCTGTGAATCTGTGGGAACAACAAATGTCCTGACGATCTGCGTGGATCAGCCAAAGTTTGACCGGGGATTTATTAACCGCTGCCATGTAGTGGAGGGGACTTGGATCTACCAGGGGGCCCTGTCACACACAGGGTCGTCCTACCAGTGGTTCAGGGATCATTTCTGCCAGGATCTGGTAGAGAAGGCGGGAGGCAATGACAAAGCAGCCTTTGAACTTTTGAACAAAGAAGCAGAGATGGCGAATCCCGGGTGCGACGGACTTGTATTTCTGCCATATATGCTGGGGGAGAGAAGTCCTATCTGGGATCCTTATGCCCGGGGCGTGTTTTTTGGACTTTCACTGCAGACTACCCGCAGGGAAATGAACCGTGCAATTATGGAAGGGTGCGGCTATGGGTTAAAGCAGCTGTCAGCAATCGCGGAGAGGGTGACAGGACAGGAAATCCGTTCATTTACATCCATCGGCGGCGGGGCAAAGAGTGAGACTTGGGCACAGATCAAAGCGGATATTACCGGAAAAGATATCAATATTCTGGATATGAATGACATGGCACCTATTGGGGCGGCTCTGCTGGCCGGTGTGGGAACAGGGGTTTTCTCAGATATCTATGAGGCGGCTTCCCGGGTTGAGAAAAAAATATATAAAGTAATCAAAAGCAGCAATGCCCATCAGGATGTCTATGAGAAGAGATACCAGGTATATACAGGACTGTATCCGCAGATTAAAGAATTATATAAAATTGGAAGCAATTTACAATAGTTAAGGAGGAATATTCTTATGAAAAAGAGAATAATTGCTATGATGTTAGCGGCAGCAATGGTTTGTTCATGCCTCGCAGGATGTGGCGGCAGCGGAGATTCTGGAAGTGAAGGCTCCACAGGCAGTACAGAGGAAGTAAAAAAGATTACAATTTCAGTGCCTGACCCAGATGCTTCTTACATATATCAGGCGGCGGAAGAATTTGCGAAACGCGCCGAAGAGTACTCAGGCGGGTCTCTGGAATTCACTGTCTCAGGCAATGGGTCACTCTACGGCGGCGATACGGCGGCTGGGATTAAACAGCTTTCAGCAGGCTCCCTGCAGATGCTGATCCTCGCCACCAGTGTGTACGCAAGCTTTGAGCCTGGCTATAATATGATATCTGTTCCCTATATGTTTGACGACCAGCAGCAATTGCTGGATTATCTGAACAGCGATACTGGGAAAGAGCTGATGAACCGGGTCTCAGATATGGGAATCACAACAGTGGGGAGCTGGACACGGTCATTTAGAAAAGTGACAAACTCCAAAAATGCGGTCAATACTCCAGAGGATTTAAAGGGAATGGTCCTGCGTGTGCCAAACAATGCCCTGTACGTAGAGTTTTTCGGAGCCTGCGGCGCTGTGACGACTCCTATGAATTTCAGTGAGGTGTATAATGCCCTTCAGTTAAACACTCTGGACGGCCAGGAAAATCCTGTGGATGTGCCTTTCTCCAATAAGTTCTATGAAGTGCAGAAGTATGTTTCCGGCACAGACCATATGGCCGATGCATGGCTGGTAGGCATCAACAGTAAATTGTTCGATGGGTTAAGCGATAATCAGAAAGAGGCAATCCAGAAGGCAGGGGAAGAGGTACAGCAGTGGAATGTTGAATTTATGGAGAAGGAAGATGAGACAGCACTTGAGACGCTTCTGGACAAC of the Luxibacter massiliensis genome contains:
- a CDS encoding DUF1846 domain-containing protein, whose product is MKTGFDNNKYLTMQSEHIRQRINQFDNKLYLEFGGKLFDDYHAARVLPGFAPDSKLRLLKQLSDQAEIVIVISARDIEKNKIRGDLGITYDLDVLRLMDSFRDNGLYVGSVVITQYSGQESALFFKNRLENLGIRVYIHYCINGYPSNIPLIVSDDGYGKNDYIETSRPLVIVTAPGPGSGKMATCLSQLYHEHKRGIHAGYAKFETFPIWNLPLKHPVNLAYEAATADLSDVNMIDPFHLEAYGVTTVNYNRDVEIFPVLNTIFEKIYGKSPYKSPTDMGVNMAGNCICDDAVCCEASRQEIIRRYYASLNSLLKGTSTEKEAQQIELLMNQANVTTQDRLVVQAALDRARNTQSPAAALELDNGRIITGKTTNLLGASAALLLNVLKELAGISHELHVISPESIEPIQKLKVDYLKSKNPRLHTDEVLIALSASAASSIMARQALEQLPKLEGCQAHTSVMLSDVDIKTFKKLGVQLTCEAVYETDHIYH
- the ftsH gene encoding ATP-dependent zinc metalloprotease FtsH encodes the protein MDNQNNRNNNKDPRNNRQGWGVIMVTTLLTVFIVMGLYSLMQDKNPEEISYDKFLTLVDEEKVKKVTIDSTKIYITLKDDAEEKKEKKNNTASDIVSQIEEKSTGQERAPDYFTGVVRDDTLSERLYKHGVEYGQQIPDTASSMIFEIFITVILPILMVVLLFSFFMKRMSKGGGMMGIGKSNAKVYVEKETGVTFQDVAGQDEAKESLQEVVDFLHNPGKYTGIGAKLPKGALLVGPPGTGKTLLAKAVAGEAKVPFFSLSGSAFVEMYVGVGASRVRDLFKQAQQMAPCIVFIDEIDAIGKSRDSALGGGNDEREQTLNQLLAEMDGFDTNKGLLLLAATNRPEVLDPALLRPGRFDRRIIVDKPDLKGRVDVLKVHAKDVKMDETVDLEAIALATSGAVGSDLANMINEAAINAVKNGRNVVSQKDLFEAVEVVLVGKEKKDRIMSEEERRIVSYHEVGHALVSALQKDAEPVQKITIVPRTMGALGYVMQTPEEEKFLNTKKELEAMLVGFLAGRAAEELVFDTVTTGASNDIEKATKIARAMITQYGMSEKFGLIGLESVQNRYLDGRPVMNCGDATAAEIDGEVIGMLKKAYEEAKRLLGENREALDKISDFLIEKETITGKEFMKIFRQVKGIEEPEEGEEEKKEARVAMKEEKREVPEVKEDL
- a CDS encoding zinc-dependent dehydrogenase, with product MRAVILKAPNDFAPTDIPRPAVGSKEILLEMKKAAICGTDMRILEGTKTKGVRYPSVIGHEICGVVAEVGKDTEGFQVGDKVAIANVIPCGSCPACLKGRENACMNRKAIGYEFDGGFEEYVLIPEIAIESGNVIKLPESVSFTAGALIEPLACCIRGLKNAGTGFNDTVLIVGAGPIGLMHMQLSKISGAKQVIVSEPNEMRRQVALELGADRVVDPTTEDLEKIIKDATKGMGADVIIMAIGVPALVDSTLKLCKKGGTVNLFAGFAGTGKCTIEVNTIHYNEINVNGSTAYKREDYLEAADMVIGGKINLDKIATHTFKIDEFQKAYELCKSGKGLKVMIEP
- a CDS encoding class I fructose-bisphosphate aldolase, with amino-acid sequence MAMLGKEVRMSRLVNPKSNKMMAITVDHAISRGIAELTGIHQIQDTIDKIIVGKPDAMTLTKGIAEHCMWKNAGKVAMLMKVSNYSPVAPTKDTIFGTVDEAIRMGADAVSMGCMTLGDFQGEQFEAIGKFSEECMRKGMPLIGHVYPKGESVPADKRAAWENIAYSVRSACELGMDIVKTTYTGDPDSMAKVVACVPSTFRIVIQGGDACKTLDDYLKMTREAMDCGVGGVTMGRFVWEYKDVTALVIALRYIIHEGYSVKEAKELLTQLENDKNYDEF
- a CDS encoding xylulokinase is translated as MENKYLLGVDVGTTSIKVAIIDENARMLGMSSSSYRMITPNQDYAQIDTEDMWRAFLKCVRLLQGGKNIDLSMVAGISISSLCPGLAALGENGEVLVDPIIYSDRRSTKEAELIREAVGEEKLFEITANTAMAGAMSGTSMLWIKRNLPEIYAKTKYFGHVNTLMAHRMSGEFAIDYSNASYTNLFETAGGYRWSETLCQKTGIDIKKLPPLHASTDIVGRLIQPELIELGIPGQTPVVIGGGDTACATLAAGVTKAGDVCESVGTTNVLTICVDQPKFDRGFINRCHVVEGTWIYQGALSHTGSSYQWFRDHFCQDLVEKAGGNDKAAFELLNKEAEMANPGCDGLVFLPYMLGERSPIWDPYARGVFFGLSLQTTRREMNRAIMEGCGYGLKQLSAIAERVTGQEIRSFTSIGGGAKSETWAQIKADITGKDINILDMNDMAPIGAALLAGVGTGVFSDIYEAASRVEKKIYKVIKSSNAHQDVYEKRYQVYTGLYPQIKELYKIGSNLQ
- a CDS encoding DctP family TRAP transporter solute-binding subunit is translated as MKKRIIAMMLAAAMVCSCLAGCGGSGDSGSEGSTGSTEEVKKITISVPDPDASYIYQAAEEFAKRAEEYSGGSLEFTVSGNGSLYGGDTAAGIKQLSAGSLQMLILATSVYASFEPGYNMISVPYMFDDQQQLLDYLNSDTGKELMNRVSDMGITTVGSWTRSFRKVTNSKNAVNTPEDLKGMVLRVPNNALYVEFFGACGAVTTPMNFSEVYNALQLNTLDGQENPVDVPFSNKFYEVQKYVSGTDHMADAWLVGINSKLFDGLSDNQKEAIQKAGEEVQQWNVEFMEKEDETALETLLDNGMEYNDITDEGRQKFIEVSQSCYDKFKELIEDDELFDATAEFCGKN